A stretch of Pseudomonas taetrolens DNA encodes these proteins:
- a CDS encoding type II toxin-antitoxin system MqsR family toxin has translation MEKKTPHYNLQCIQSDVLRLGAVAFTKSALDGGRTLGLTLAQMQRVIASLERRALHKSMSTHADHKVWQDVYYAQVYGLFIYIKVTYRPGGGPPVIAFKEKTDEQT, from the coding sequence ATGGAAAAGAAAACACCTCATTACAACCTCCAGTGCATCCAGTCCGACGTCCTCCGGCTCGGCGCTGTGGCCTTTACCAAAAGCGCACTGGATGGTGGACGAACCCTGGGGCTAACCCTCGCGCAAATGCAGCGGGTCATTGCTTCGCTCGAGCGCAGGGCGTTGCACAAGTCGATGTCGACCCATGCAGATCACAAGGTATGGCAGGACGTCTATTACGCTCAGGTCTACGGTTTGTTTATTTACATCAAAGTGACCTATCGCCCTGGCGGAGGGCCCCCGGTCATCGCTTTCAAGGAAAAAACTGATGAGCAGACATGA
- the rlmF gene encoding 23S rRNA (adenine(1618)-N(6))-methyltransferase RlmF has translation MTTPRTSKATRHKPKPASDAKPVEPRVKPSLHPRNRHQGRYDFPQLISVCPELAEFVIINPYGKESIDFANPTAVRVFNRALLKAFYGIAHWDIPADYLCPPVPGRADYVHFLADLLASINDGEIPRGQNVRVLDIGMGANCVYPLIGHSEYRWQFLGTEVDPTAVKAAKAIVQSNSLNKAISLRLQPNPQKILLDLLESSERFDLTMCNPPFHASLDEATRGSERKWRALGKADPKRKLPVLNFGGQAAELWCEGGEQRFVTQLIRESIQVGRQILWFSVLVSKASNLPAIQTALKKAGARESQVVDMSQGNKQSRFVAWTFHDKEQQQMWREKNWK, from the coding sequence ATGACTACCCCACGCACTTCCAAAGCCACACGCCACAAGCCAAAGCCTGCCAGCGATGCCAAACCGGTCGAGCCGCGGGTCAAGCCCAGCCTGCACCCGCGCAACCGCCATCAGGGCCGCTACGACTTCCCTCAGTTGATTTCGGTATGTCCGGAACTGGCCGAGTTCGTGATCATCAACCCGTACGGCAAAGAGAGCATCGACTTCGCCAACCCGACTGCCGTGCGCGTATTCAACCGCGCCCTGCTCAAGGCGTTCTACGGCATTGCCCACTGGGACATCCCGGCCGACTACCTGTGCCCTCCGGTACCGGGTCGCGCTGACTACGTGCACTTTCTGGCTGACCTGCTGGCCAGCATCAACGATGGCGAAATCCCTCGCGGGCAAAACGTTCGCGTGCTCGACATCGGTATGGGCGCCAACTGCGTCTACCCGCTGATCGGCCACAGCGAATACCGCTGGCAGTTCCTGGGCACCGAAGTCGACCCGACGGCCGTTAAAGCGGCCAAGGCGATTGTGCAGTCCAACAGCCTGAACAAAGCCATCAGCCTGCGCCTGCAACCCAATCCGCAGAAAATCCTGCTGGACCTGCTGGAAAGCAGCGAGCGCTTCGACCTGACCATGTGCAACCCGCCGTTCCACGCATCGCTGGACGAAGCGACACGCGGCAGCGAGCGTAAATGGCGCGCCCTGGGCAAGGCCGATCCCAAGCGCAAACTGCCGGTTCTGAACTTTGGTGGCCAAGCGGCCGAATTGTGGTGTGAAGGTGGCGAGCAGCGCTTTGTCACGCAACTGATCCGCGAAAGCATCCAGGTGGGTCGTCAGATACTGTGGTTCAGTGTCCTGGTGTCCAAGGCTTCCAACTTGCCAGCCATCCAGACCGCCCTTAAAAAGGCCGGTGCTCGCGAAAGCCAAGTGGTGGACATGTCCCAGGGCAATAAGCAAAGCCGCTTCGTGGCCTGGACCTTCCATGACAAAGAGCAACAGCAAATGTGGCGGGAAAAGAACTGGAAGTAA
- a CDS encoding MFS transporter, producing the protein MNLEQEKTMSRPPSPPNDSLEPVRHLDDLEELLIDAEADDEPVPLQAPAVVRPWLLLLGLVLVALNLRPALSSMAPLLSEVSESLGLSAAQAGLLTTLPVLCLGLFAPLAPLLARRFGTERVVLGILLVLGGGIVLRSCLGETGLFAGSILAGASIGVIGVLLPGIIKRDFAGHAGTMTGVYTMALCLGAALAAGATVPLSDYFSNSWAIGLGVWALPAVVAAIFWLPQTSKRQGAHHVAYRVRGLLRDPLAWQVTLYMGLQSSLSYIVFGWLPSILIGRGLTPTQAGLVMSGSVIVQLVTALSAPWLATRGKDQRLAIVLVMSMTLAGLFGCLYAPLDGLWGWAIVLGLGQGGTFSLALTLIVLRSRDAHVAANLSGMAQGIGYTVASMGPFAVGLVHEITGGWEALGWIFAVVGAGAMVAGLGAGRARYVNVRSEKI; encoded by the coding sequence ATGAACCTTGAACAGGAGAAAACCATGTCCCGGCCACCGTCACCTCCAAACGACAGTCTCGAACCCGTTCGTCATCTGGATGATCTGGAAGAGCTGCTGATCGACGCTGAGGCCGACGATGAACCGGTACCGCTGCAGGCTCCAGCGGTGGTCCGCCCATGGTTGTTGCTGCTGGGGCTGGTGCTGGTGGCGCTGAACTTGCGTCCGGCACTGTCGAGCATGGCGCCGCTGCTCAGCGAGGTTTCCGAAAGCCTGGGACTGTCGGCCGCGCAAGCGGGTTTGCTGACTACGCTTCCCGTGCTTTGCCTGGGGCTGTTTGCGCCTTTGGCTCCGTTGCTGGCTCGGCGCTTTGGGACCGAGCGTGTGGTATTGGGGATTTTGCTGGTGCTGGGCGGCGGTATTGTGTTGCGCAGTTGCCTGGGCGAAACGGGGCTGTTTGCCGGGAGCATTCTGGCCGGTGCCAGTATTGGGGTGATCGGGGTGTTGTTGCCGGGCATCATCAAGCGCGACTTTGCGGGGCATGCGGGGACGATGACCGGGGTGTACACCATGGCATTGTGCCTGGGTGCGGCGCTGGCTGCCGGGGCAACGGTGCCGCTGAGCGATTACTTTTCCAACAGTTGGGCTATTGGCCTGGGAGTCTGGGCGCTGCCCGCAGTGGTTGCTGCGATATTCTGGCTGCCGCAAACGAGCAAGCGACAAGGTGCACATCACGTGGCCTATCGGGTTCGCGGCCTGTTGCGGGATCCTCTGGCCTGGCAAGTGACGCTCTATATGGGCCTGCAATCTTCCTTGTCCTATATCGTTTTTGGCTGGCTGCCTTCTATTTTGATTGGTCGGGGACTGACGCCGACTCAGGCCGGGCTGGTGATGTCGGGCTCGGTTATCGTGCAACTGGTGACGGCGCTGAGTGCGCCGTGGCTGGCAACCCGTGGCAAGGATCAGCGGCTGGCCATCGTGCTGGTGATGAGCATGACCCTGGCCGGCCTCTTCGGGTGTCTGTATGCGCCGCTGGATGGCCTGTGGGGCTGGGCGATTGTACTGGGGCTGGGGCAGGGCGGAACCTTCAGCCTTGCGTTGACCCTGATCGTGCTGCGCTCACGGGACGCCCATGTGGCAGCCAATTTGTCGGGCATGGCTCAAGGCATTGGTTACACGGTGGCCTCTATGGGGCCATTTGCTGTCGGTCTGGTTCACGAGATAACCGGAGGCTGGGAGGCCCTTGGCTGGATTTTTGCGGTAGTCGGTGCGGGCGCAATGGTCGCCGGGCTGGGGGCCGGGCGGGCACGTTATGTCAATGTGCGCAGTGAGAAAATCTGA
- a CDS encoding amino acid ABC transporter ATP-binding protein: MSEAIKKAADPEGIIQMLGVNKWYGQFHVLKDINLNVQPGERIVLCGPSGSGKSTTIRCLNRLEEHQQGRIVVDGVELTNDIKQIETVRREVGMVFQHFNLFPHLTILQNCTLAPMWVRKMPRRQAEEIAMSYLERVRIPEQAHKFPGQLSGGQQQRVAIARALCMKPKIMLFDEPTSALDPEMVKEVLDTMIGLAEDGMTMLCVTHEMGFARTVANRVIFMDKGEIVEQAAPNDFFDHPQNERTQLFLNQILH, from the coding sequence ATGAGTGAAGCAATCAAGAAAGCCGCGGACCCTGAAGGCATTATCCAGATGCTGGGCGTCAACAAGTGGTATGGCCAGTTTCATGTACTCAAGGACATCAACCTGAATGTGCAGCCAGGTGAACGCATCGTATTGTGCGGCCCTTCAGGCTCGGGCAAGTCGACCACCATTCGTTGCCTGAACCGTCTCGAGGAGCACCAGCAAGGTCGCATCGTGGTCGACGGCGTGGAGCTGACCAATGACATCAAGCAGATCGAAACGGTACGCCGTGAAGTCGGCATGGTGTTTCAGCACTTCAATCTGTTCCCGCACCTGACCATTTTGCAAAACTGCACGCTGGCACCGATGTGGGTGCGCAAAATGCCCAGGCGTCAGGCGGAGGAGATCGCTATGTCTTACCTGGAGCGGGTCCGTATTCCGGAGCAGGCTCACAAGTTTCCTGGGCAATTGTCGGGTGGCCAGCAGCAGCGCGTGGCGATTGCCCGGGCGCTGTGCATGAAACCCAAGATCATGCTGTTCGATGAACCTACGTCTGCGCTCGACCCGGAGATGGTCAAGGAGGTGCTCGACACCATGATTGGCCTGGCTGAAGACGGCATGACCATGTTGTGCGTGACCCACGAAATGGGCTTTGCCCGTACCGTGGCCAACCGGGTGATTTTCATGGACAAGGGCGAAATCGTTGAGCAGGCGGCCCCGAATGATTTCTTCGATCATCCGCAGAACGAACGAACTCAACTGTTCCTTAATCAGATCCTGCATTGA
- a CDS encoding type II toxin-antitoxin system MqsA family antitoxin: MSRHDCYTCGAPGAMQAFKGRSLSVSFKQLTRMVHSLAGHECTACAEIEFDAPSAERYARAGDELIEDAKRVMADEMKRIRRKLHFTQKSAVQLLSGGGHNAFSRYERAEVEPPKPLFVLMRLLDRHPELAQELQVINACDDINALLLQKEQQRLGEN, from the coding sequence ATGAGCAGACATGATTGCTATACCTGCGGTGCTCCCGGCGCCATGCAAGCCTTCAAGGGGCGCAGCCTGAGTGTGAGTTTCAAACAATTGACCCGCATGGTGCACAGCCTGGCAGGCCACGAATGCACGGCGTGCGCAGAGATCGAATTCGACGCCCCCAGCGCAGAGCGGTATGCCCGGGCGGGAGATGAACTGATCGAGGATGCCAAACGGGTCATGGCAGACGAGATGAAGCGGATCCGGCGCAAGCTGCACTTCACTCAAAAAAGTGCGGTACAGCTATTGTCCGGCGGCGGCCACAATGCCTTTAGCCGTTACGAACGGGCCGAGGTAGAGCCACCCAAGCCCTTGTTCGTGCTGATGCGCTTGCTGGACCGCCACCCTGAGCTGGCCCAGGAGCTGCAAGTGATCAATGCGTGCGACGACATCAATGCGCTGCTGCTGCAAAAAGAACAGCAGCGCCTGGGAGAGAATTGA
- a CDS encoding FadR/GntR family transcriptional regulator: MTDASPLVKRSLVDQALEQLRARINNGTWAVGQRLPTEPELAAQLNISRNTVREAMRVLAFAGLIEIRQGDGSYLRGRVDPMDTVRVLSSCSIAQIRETRRILEVEAVGLAAKRRTDEDLQLLRQALEASAEHYHGELDTFIRCDLLFHQCLIDAAHNPALSELYRYTSNLVSSQLRQTLDIHPRRQSVFDLHGALLDAVEQQDSQQAMALCRTLINEP, encoded by the coding sequence ATGACAGACGCATCACCACTGGTAAAACGCTCCCTTGTCGATCAAGCCCTTGAGCAGTTGCGTGCGCGGATCAATAACGGCACCTGGGCGGTGGGTCAGCGACTCCCTACCGAACCTGAATTGGCGGCGCAATTGAACATCAGCCGCAACACTGTGCGAGAAGCCATGCGGGTCCTGGCGTTTGCCGGCTTGATCGAAATTCGCCAGGGCGATGGCAGTTATCTGCGAGGGCGTGTTGATCCCATGGATACCGTGCGCGTCTTGTCGTCCTGCTCAATTGCGCAGATACGCGAGACGCGACGCATTCTTGAGGTTGAAGCTGTCGGGTTGGCGGCCAAGCGTCGGACCGACGAGGATTTGCAGCTGTTGCGCCAGGCACTCGAGGCCAGCGCCGAGCACTATCACGGCGAGCTCGATACTTTCATCCGCTGCGACCTGCTGTTTCATCAGTGTCTGATCGATGCCGCGCACAATCCTGCATTAAGCGAGTTGTATCGCTATACCTCGAATCTTGTTTCCAGTCAGTTACGCCAAACGCTGGATATTCACCCGCGACGCCAGTCAGTGTTTGATCTGCATGGCGCGTTGCTGGATGCCGTTGAGCAACAAGACTCACAGCAGGCCATGGCGCTCTGCCGGACGTTGATCAATGAACCTTGA
- a CDS encoding glutaredoxin family protein has product MLRGVLKKVLFILVVVVVFQNWGKIERLLNPSEAVPEHTRANARVVLYSTEWCGYCKATRRFLDQKGIPFKEFDIEKDPAARQAYEALGGRGIPILDVNGTLIRDFNPEAILAALK; this is encoded by the coding sequence ATGCTCAGGGGCGTCCTGAAGAAGGTCCTGTTTATTCTGGTGGTGGTCGTGGTGTTCCAGAACTGGGGCAAGATCGAACGGCTGCTAAACCCGTCAGAGGCCGTGCCCGAACACACCAGGGCCAATGCCCGGGTGGTGCTGTATTCCACCGAGTGGTGCGGTTACTGCAAGGCCACACGACGTTTTCTGGACCAGAAAGGCATCCCGTTCAAAGAGTTTGATATCGAAAAGGACCCCGCAGCCCGACAGGCTTACGAAGCGTTGGGTGGACGCGGAATTCCCATACTGGATGTGAATGGCACCCTGATCAGGGACTTCAACCCGGAGGCCATTCTGGCAGCGCTGAAGTAA
- a CDS encoding HU family DNA-binding protein, with translation MAITKDQLIADIAEAIDAPKTTARNALDQLAQIVADQLENGGEITLPGIGKLKVTERPARTGRNPSTGAAIEIAAKKVIKLVVAKGLTDAVNK, from the coding sequence ATGGCTATTACTAAAGACCAACTGATCGCCGATATCGCTGAAGCCATCGACGCGCCAAAAACTACCGCGCGTAACGCACTGGACCAACTGGCCCAGATCGTTGCTGATCAATTGGAAAATGGCGGCGAAATCACTCTGCCAGGTATTGGCAAACTGAAAGTAACCGAGCGTCCTGCCCGTACTGGCCGTAACCCTTCGACTGGCGCTGCCATCGAAATCGCTGCCAAAAAAGTTATCAAGCTCGTTGTGGCCAAAGGCCTGACTGACGCTGTTAACAAGTAA
- a CDS encoding valine--tRNA ligase, with the protein MDKTYQPHAIETSWYKTWEEENYFAPQGAGDPYTIMIPPPNVTGSLHMGHGFNNAIMDALIRFRRMQGRNTLWQPGTDHAGIATQMLVERQIEAQGLNRHDLGREKFLDKIWEWKDQSGGNISRQIRRLGSSVDWSRERFTMDDGLSDAVKEAFVRLHEDGLIYRGKRLVNWDTKLHTAISDLEVENHDEKGSLWNLRYPLADGAKTAEGLDYLVVATTRPETMLGDAAVAVNPEDERYKALIGKFVELPLVGRRIPIIADDYCDPEFGTGCVKITPAHDFNDYEVGKRHNLPLLNIFDKNAAVLPAAQVFNLDGTLNESVDGSLPAKYAGLDRFEARKQIVADFDALGLLVSVDDHALKVPKGDRSGTIIEPWLTDQWYVSTKPLAEPAIAAVEDGRIAFVPKQYENMYFSWMRDIQDWCISRQLWWGHRIPAWYDESGKVYVGRDEAEVRAKNNLGPEVALQQDNDVLDTWFSSGLWTFSTLGWPEKTDALKTFHSTDVLVTGFDIIFFWVARMIMLTMHLVKNEDGTPQVPFKTVYVHGLVRDGQGQKMSKSKGNVLDPLDIIDGIELEDLVAKRTTGLMQPKLLKKIEKQTRDEFADGIASYGTDALRFTFCSLASTGRDIKFDMGRVEGYRNFCNKIWNAARYVLDKGEDCGQNGEAYELSLADRWIISQLQRTEAEVTRHLDQFRFDLAAQALYEFIWNQYCDWYLELSKPVLWDENAPVERQRGTRRTLVRVLEVALRLAHPFMPFITEEIWQRLAPLAGVEGKTIMLQPWPVANEARIDQAAEDDIEWLKGLMLGTRNIRGEMNIGPGKPLQLYLKNVSSEDQRRLTENDALLKKLAKLESITVLQDGAEAPLSATALVGEMEVLVPMAGLIDKDAELARLDKEIQRLHGEVARVGGKLSNAAFVDKAPAEVIEKERAKLAEAEQALSKLAEQHARISSL; encoded by the coding sequence ATGGATAAGACCTACCAGCCGCACGCCATTGAAACTTCCTGGTACAAAACCTGGGAAGAAGAGAATTATTTTGCCCCGCAAGGCGCGGGCGACCCGTACACCATCATGATCCCGCCGCCGAATGTCACCGGCAGCCTGCACATGGGCCACGGTTTCAATAACGCGATCATGGACGCCCTGATCCGTTTCCGCCGCATGCAGGGTCGCAACACCCTGTGGCAGCCGGGTACCGACCACGCGGGTATCGCCACCCAAATGCTGGTTGAGCGTCAGATCGAAGCACAAGGTCTGAACCGCCACGACCTGGGCCGCGAGAAGTTCCTCGACAAGATCTGGGAGTGGAAAGACCAGTCGGGCGGCAACATCAGCCGTCAGATCCGTCGCCTTGGCTCGTCTGTGGACTGGAGCCGCGAGCGCTTCACCATGGATGACGGCCTGTCCGACGCAGTTAAAGAGGCCTTCGTGCGCCTGCATGAAGACGGCCTGATCTACCGCGGCAAGCGCCTGGTCAACTGGGACACCAAACTGCACACGGCCATCTCCGACCTTGAAGTGGAAAACCACGACGAGAAAGGTTCGCTGTGGAACCTGCGCTACCCGCTGGCTGATGGCGCGAAAACCGCTGAAGGCCTGGATTACCTGGTGGTTGCCACCACGCGTCCGGAAACCATGCTCGGTGACGCCGCTGTTGCCGTGAACCCGGAAGACGAGCGCTACAAGGCCCTGATCGGCAAGTTCGTCGAGCTGCCACTGGTTGGCCGCCGCATCCCGATCATCGCTGACGATTACTGCGATCCGGAATTCGGTACCGGTTGTGTGAAAATCACTCCGGCCCACGATTTCAACGACTACGAAGTCGGCAAGCGCCACAACCTGCCGCTGCTGAACATCTTCGACAAAAATGCCGCCGTGTTGCCTGCCGCCCAGGTTTTCAACCTCGATGGCACGCTGAACGAAAGCGTCGACGGCAGCCTGCCGGCCAAATACGCCGGCCTGGATCGCTTCGAAGCCCGCAAGCAGATCGTGGCCGACTTCGATGCCCTGGGCCTGCTGGTAAGTGTCGACGATCACGCACTGAAAGTACCGAAAGGCGACCGCTCGGGCACGATTATCGAACCGTGGCTGACAGACCAGTGGTATGTATCGACCAAGCCTCTGGCTGAACCTGCCATTGCCGCCGTTGAAGACGGCCGCATCGCGTTCGTACCAAAACAATACGAAAACATGTACTTCTCATGGATGCGTGACATCCAGGATTGGTGCATCAGCCGTCAGCTGTGGTGGGGCCACCGGATTCCGGCCTGGTATGACGAGTCGGGCAAGGTCTATGTAGGCCGCGACGAAGCCGAAGTCCGGGCCAAGAACAACCTGGGCCCTGAGGTTGCGCTGCAGCAGGACAACGACGTGCTCGACACCTGGTTCAGTTCGGGTCTGTGGACGTTCTCCACCCTGGGCTGGCCGGAAAAAACCGACGCACTGAAGACCTTCCACTCCACCGATGTACTGGTCACCGGCTTCGACATCATTTTCTTCTGGGTTGCCCGGATGATCATGCTCACCATGCATTTGGTGAAAAATGAAGACGGCACCCCGCAAGTACCGTTCAAGACCGTGTACGTACACGGCCTGGTGCGAGACGGCCAGGGCCAGAAGATGTCCAAGTCCAAGGGCAACGTCCTGGACCCGCTGGATATCATCGACGGTATCGAACTCGAAGACCTGGTGGCCAAACGTACCACCGGCCTGATGCAGCCAAAACTGCTGAAGAAGATCGAGAAGCAGACCCGCGATGAATTCGCGGACGGCATCGCCAGCTACGGCACCGACGCCCTGCGTTTCACCTTCTGCTCGCTGGCGTCCACCGGTCGCGACATCAAGTTCGACATGGGTCGCGTTGAAGGTTATCGCAACTTCTGCAACAAGATCTGGAACGCCGCACGTTACGTGCTGGACAAGGGCGAAGACTGCGGCCAGAACGGCGAAGCCTACGAACTGTCGCTGGCCGACCGATGGATCATCTCCCAGCTGCAACGCACCGAAGCCGAAGTCACGCGTCATCTCGACCAGTTCCGTTTCGACCTGGCCGCCCAGGCCTTGTACGAGTTCATCTGGAACCAGTATTGCGACTGGTACCTGGAACTGTCCAAGCCTGTGCTTTGGGACGAAAACGCACCGGTCGAGCGTCAGCGCGGCACCCGTCGCACCCTGGTACGCGTACTGGAAGTGGCCTTGCGCCTGGCGCACCCGTTCATGCCGTTCATCACCGAAGAAATCTGGCAGCGCCTTGCGCCGCTAGCCGGCGTTGAAGGCAAGACCATCATGCTGCAGCCATGGCCGGTAGCGAACGAAGCCCGCATCGACCAGGCCGCCGAAGACGATATCGAATGGCTCAAGGGCCTGATGCTCGGCACACGCAACATCCGTGGCGAAATGAACATCGGTCCGGGCAAGCCATTGCAGCTGTACCTGAAAAACGTCAGCAGCGAAGATCAACGCCGTCTGACCGAGAATGATGCCTTGCTGAAAAAGCTGGCTAAACTCGAATCGATCACCGTACTGCAAGACGGCGCCGAAGCACCGCTGTCCGCTACCGCTCTGGTAGGCGAGATGGAAGTGCTGGTGCCAATGGCCGGCCTGATCGACAAAGATGCCGAGTTGGCACGCCTGGACAAGGAAATTCAGCGTCTGCATGGCGAAGTCGCGCGAGTGGGCGGCAAATTGTCGAATGCCGCGTTCGTTGACAAGGCTCCGGCCGAAGTGATCGAAAAAGAACGAGCCAAACTGGCCGAAGCCGAACAGGCCTTGAGCAAGTTGGCAGAACAGCACGCGCGGATTTCCAGCCTGTAA
- a CDS encoding GIY-YIG nuclease family protein has protein sequence MVTLAKPWFVYLVRAANGSLYCGISDDPVRRFAKHQSGKGARFFASSPAVALVYVESWPDKGEALRQERLIKKLKKSAKECLVQSQSAVTSALPEWPPG, from the coding sequence GTGGTCACGCTGGCAAAACCCTGGTTTGTCTATTTGGTAAGAGCGGCCAATGGCTCGCTTTACTGTGGCATCAGCGATGATCCCGTGCGCCGTTTTGCCAAGCATCAAAGTGGCAAAGGTGCGCGGTTTTTTGCCTCGAGCCCGGCTGTGGCTCTGGTGTATGTCGAATCCTGGCCGGACAAAGGCGAAGCCTTGCGACAGGAACGCCTGATCAAGAAGCTCAAGAAAAGCGCTAAAGAGTGTTTGGTGCAAAGCCAGTCGGCCGTTACTTCAGCGCTGCCAGAATGGCCTCCGGGTTGA
- the yejK gene encoding nucleoid-associated protein YejK produces MPIRHCIVHLIEKKPDGTPAVLHARDSELAESMAIENMLADLNESYNAKQGKAWGFFHAESGAHPFSGWLKEYFEGGKDFTAFSRVAVEHLQKLMEESNLSVGGHVLFAHYQQGMTDYLAIALLHHSDGVAVNAELDVTPSRHLDLGQLHLAARINVSEWQNNKQSKQYISFIKGKNGKKVSEYFRDFIGCQEGVDGPGETRTLLKAFSDFVESEDLPEESAREKTKTLVDYASSQAKIGEPMGLEELSELIDEERPKAFYDHIRNKDYGLSPEIPADKRTLNQFRRFTGRAEGLSISFEAHLLGSKIEFDEEAGTLVIKGLPTQLLDQLKRNK; encoded by the coding sequence ATGCCGATCCGTCATTGCATCGTCCATTTGATTGAGAAAAAACCCGACGGTACGCCCGCAGTTCTCCACGCCCGTGACTCTGAACTGGCCGAATCGATGGCCATCGAGAACATGCTCGCTGACCTCAACGAAAGCTATAACGCAAAGCAAGGTAAAGCCTGGGGCTTTTTCCATGCAGAATCCGGCGCCCATCCCTTCAGCGGCTGGCTCAAGGAATACTTCGAGGGAGGCAAGGACTTCACCGCTTTCAGCCGCGTCGCCGTTGAGCATCTGCAAAAGCTGATGGAGGAGTCCAACCTGTCCGTAGGTGGCCACGTACTGTTCGCGCATTATCAGCAAGGCATGACTGACTACCTCGCCATCGCCCTGCTGCACCACAGCGACGGCGTCGCCGTGAACGCTGAACTCGACGTAACTCCCTCGCGGCATCTGGACCTCGGGCAATTGCACCTGGCTGCCCGGATCAATGTGTCCGAGTGGCAAAACAACAAGCAGTCCAAACAGTACATTTCGTTTATCAAAGGCAAGAACGGCAAGAAGGTCTCGGAATACTTCCGCGACTTCATCGGCTGCCAGGAAGGTGTCGACGGCCCGGGTGAAACCCGCACCCTGCTCAAGGCCTTCAGCGATTTCGTTGAAAGCGAAGACCTGCCCGAAGAGTCCGCTCGCGAAAAGACCAAAACGCTGGTCGATTACGCCAGCAGCCAGGCGAAAATCGGCGAGCCCATGGGGCTTGAGGAGTTGTCCGAACTGATCGACGAAGAGCGCCCAAAAGCGTTCTACGACCATATCCGCAACAAGGACTACGGCCTGTCGCCCGAGATTCCGGCCGACAAACGCACCCTCAACCAGTTCCGCCGCTTCACAGGCCGCGCTGAGGGCTTGTCTATCAGCTTCGAAGCGCACTTGCTGGGTTCCAAGATAGAGTTCGACGAAGAAGCCGGCACGCTGGTGATCAAAGGCCTGCCGACGCAATTGCTCGACCAGCTAAAGCGCAACAAGTGA
- a CDS encoding nuclear transport factor 2 family protein, protein MNQEHHALITRFYEAFQRLDAEAMSACYTDDVLFSDPVFGELRGQNATDMWRMLTSRAKDFTLTFDQVQADALRGSAHWVATYEFGQTGAIVINDIQARFVFRDGKICEHHDHFDLWRWSRQALGAKGLLLGWTPLVKNAIRAQAHKGLKAFQASR, encoded by the coding sequence ATGAACCAAGAGCACCATGCGCTGATCACCCGCTTCTATGAGGCCTTTCAACGGCTTGATGCTGAAGCGATGAGTGCGTGTTACACCGATGATGTGCTGTTCAGTGATCCTGTGTTCGGTGAGCTGCGCGGCCAGAACGCTACCGATATGTGGCGCATGCTGACCTCGCGGGCCAAGGATTTCACCCTGACATTCGATCAAGTGCAGGCCGATGCGCTACGCGGCAGTGCGCATTGGGTCGCAACCTATGAGTTTGGCCAGACCGGAGCGATTGTGATCAACGATATTCAGGCCCGCTTTGTGTTTCGCGACGGCAAAATCTGCGAGCACCACGATCACTTCGACCTTTGGCGCTGGTCGCGTCAGGCATTGGGTGCCAAGGGGCTGTTGCTGGGCTGGACGCCGCTGGTGAAAAACGCCATCAGGGCCCAAGCGCACAAGGGGCTCAAGGCCTTTCAGGCGAGTCGCTGA